Proteins from a single region of Sporosarcina sp. P33:
- a CDS encoding TRAP transporter large permease: MILYLFVILGVLFLISTPIAVALGFSSLIIFEIDGVPLDIVLQRAFSGLNSFSLMAVPFFILAGNLMQGGGIAKRLMDFANVLVGWFRGGIAAATIIGTMFFSTLSGSSAATTAAMGSITIPNMTKRGYPKPFAAALIAASGELGVIIPPSLALIMYGLAANVSIGDLFLAGITPGLFIGFTLLLAVYIVIRIKGYGQGESLIRENWLKKLGGTFKNAIWTIFMPIIILGGIYSGIFTPTEAAAVAVVYGLIIGFFVHKELTISKTIKIFTESAITSGIILIIVGFSTVFGYLLTIYQVPHAIAEFMFNFTDNPLVFLLIVNIMILITGMFMEALAAIIILAPILVPVAVQFGIDPVHFGIIMTVNFAIGMITPPLAVNLYVACQVAKIKLTDIIPPLLIFLVVLLIDLFIITYIPAISTWILG, translated from the coding sequence ATGATACTATATTTATTTGTCATCTTAGGAGTATTGTTTTTGATCAGCACACCAATTGCGGTAGCTTTGGGATTCTCGTCATTAATAATTTTTGAAATAGACGGAGTGCCGCTGGATATAGTTCTGCAGCGAGCCTTCTCTGGCTTAAATAGTTTCTCCTTAATGGCGGTTCCATTCTTTATTTTGGCAGGTAACCTAATGCAAGGGGGAGGTATTGCTAAAAGATTAATGGATTTTGCCAACGTGCTGGTTGGATGGTTCAGGGGAGGAATTGCCGCTGCAACTATTATTGGTACGATGTTTTTCTCTACACTTTCTGGATCATCAGCAGCCACTACAGCTGCAATGGGTTCTATTACGATTCCTAATATGACCAAAAGAGGATATCCTAAACCTTTTGCTGCAGCCCTAATTGCCGCTTCAGGTGAGCTTGGCGTTATCATACCTCCTTCATTAGCGTTAATTATGTATGGTCTTGCAGCCAACGTATCAATCGGAGATTTGTTTTTAGCAGGTATTACGCCGGGTCTCTTTATCGGTTTTACTTTACTGTTAGCAGTCTATATTGTGATACGGATAAAAGGCTATGGACAAGGTGAATCGTTAATTAGGGAAAATTGGCTAAAGAAACTCGGTGGCACATTTAAGAATGCTATTTGGACGATTTTCATGCCGATTATCATTTTAGGCGGGATTTATTCAGGAATTTTCACGCCGACAGAAGCTGCTGCTGTAGCAGTTGTATATGGTTTAATTATCGGTTTCTTTGTACATAAAGAACTGACAATAAGTAAAACTATTAAGATATTCACTGAATCAGCAATTACCTCTGGGATTATTTTAATAATTGTAGGATTCTCTACTGTATTTGGTTATTTATTAACCATCTATCAAGTACCGCATGCAATCGCAGAGTTCATGTTTAATTTTACTGATAATCCTTTAGTGTTTTTACTGATTGTCAATATTATGATTTTAATCACCGGAATGTTCATGGAAGCTTTGGCTGCAATCATTATTTTAGCGCCAATATTAGTGCCAGTTGCCGTTCAATTTGGTATTGATCCTGTACACTTCGGAATAATTATGACAGTAAACTTTGCAATTGGTATGATTACTCCGCCTCTTGCAGTGAATTTATATGTTGCATGCCAAGTAGCTAAAATAAAATTAACAGATATTATTCCGCCACTGTTAATCTTCTTAGTCGTATTATTAATTGATTTATTCATTATTACCTATATCCCTGCAATCTCAACATGGATTTTAGGTTAA
- a CDS encoding aspartate/glutamate racemase family protein, with amino-acid sequence MKIGILHATPNAVEPLNKAIKQLLPESIVLNFVNEHIQYYANEIKGIDDKVCRDFVQMANTAQEAEVDVIIVACTVLTPIVDLVKPFVSIPIIAVDKPMLDLAVTNYTKIGVVATNAPSGPATKKQLEGIAKEQNKQIIVETAIDTQAMIELKSGEIANHNELNVKAAQKLKDLGCEVIILAQITQAVAEERVKEVGLPVLTSPTEAAKTIKKLI; translated from the coding sequence ATGAAAATTGGTATTTTGCATGCCACACCGAATGCAGTAGAACCACTTAATAAAGCGATAAAACAATTACTGCCAGAATCCATCGTACTGAATTTTGTAAATGAGCATATTCAATATTATGCAAATGAAATAAAAGGTATTGATGATAAAGTCTGCCGTGATTTCGTTCAAATGGCGAATACTGCCCAAGAAGCTGAAGTAGATGTCATTATTGTAGCGTGTACAGTATTGACGCCTATTGTTGATTTAGTAAAACCATTTGTTTCTATTCCTATCATTGCAGTGGACAAACCAATGTTAGATTTGGCTGTTACTAACTATACGAAAATTGGTGTTGTAGCAACCAATGCGCCATCAGGGCCTGCAACGAAAAAGCAATTGGAAGGCATCGCCAAGGAACAAAACAAACAAATAATAGTAGAAACAGCGATTGATACGCAGGCAATGATTGAATTGAAAAGCGGTGAGATCGCGAATCATAATGAGTTGAATGTAAAAGCTGCACAGAAATTAAAAGACTTGGGTTGTGAAGTGATCATTTTGGCACAAATCACACAAGCTGTAGCGGAAGAACGTGTAAAAGAAGTGGGGCTGCCTGTGTTAACGAGCCCGACAGAAGCCGCTAAAACTATTAAGAAATTAATCTGA
- a CDS encoding NAD(P)-dependent oxidoreductase: protein MKLSFIGLGVMGRGMALNLAKGKSEGEYDLTVCDANESSLKEFQEMGVSTTSNVQETADSEYVFLCLPNLEVVQSVILGENGLLKNMKAGQKIIDFSTISYVGAVDIAEKCKSEGVIFMDCPISGQQLKSEKGTLSIMCGGDEETFNEIMPYLDRMGEQILYMGENGAGQLTKMINNCALNICCASFSELMPVGVKLGLDPEKLGDVLMTATGASFASQTLIPKVLDGNFEHGFSLERAYKDMESMYEVLIKEEIPLPTLNGTMQSYQLALRNGQRDYYKHAMICYYEDLLGVKVRRGQ, encoded by the coding sequence ATGAAATTATCTTTTATTGGGTTAGGTGTAATGGGAAGAGGTATGGCATTAAATTTGGCAAAAGGAAAATCTGAAGGAGAATACGATTTAACAGTTTGCGATGCGAATGAAAGTTCACTTAAAGAATTTCAAGAGATGGGTGTCTCTACCACTTCAAATGTTCAAGAAACGGCAGACAGTGAGTATGTATTCTTATGCCTGCCTAATCTAGAAGTTGTTCAAAGCGTTATATTAGGTGAAAATGGTTTACTGAAAAACATGAAAGCAGGACAGAAAATTATTGATTTCAGTACGATCAGTTATGTAGGTGCCGTTGATATTGCTGAAAAATGTAAATCCGAAGGTGTAATTTTCATGGATTGCCCTATTTCCGGACAGCAATTAAAAAGTGAGAAGGGTACGTTGTCGATTATGTGCGGCGGCGATGAGGAGACGTTTAATGAAATCATGCCGTACCTTGATCGCATGGGAGAGCAAATCCTCTATATGGGAGAAAACGGTGCAGGCCAATTGACGAAGATGATTAATAACTGCGCACTTAATATCTGCTGTGCAAGTTTTAGTGAATTAATGCCGGTTGGTGTTAAATTGGGACTCGATCCAGAGAAATTGGGGGACGTGTTAATGACGGCTACTGGAGCCAGTTTCGCATCCCAAACGTTAATCCCAAAAGTATTGGACGGAAATTTCGAACATGGATTTTCACTGGAACGGGCATACAAGGATATGGAAAGTATGTATGAAGTTCTAATTAAAGAAGAAATTCCACTGCCTACCCTAAACGGAACAATGCAGTCTTATCAGCTGGCATTAAGAAACGGACAGCGTGATTACTATAAGCATGCTATGATCTGTTACTACGAAGATCTTCTCGGTGTGAAGGTACGCCGCGGCCAATAA
- a CDS encoding LacI family DNA-binding transcriptional regulator has product MKRVTIKDVAKHANVSPSTVSRVLNNYLHVKPEKRKKVEESIRILNFEPNEIARSLITKKTKTIGLIVDDITNPFFSESAKIVINLARSNGYEILIYDTSGESDIEQSLNFLINRNISGLLVGSASNEESNYNKLKSFDIPLVYFNREPKDNIFDSVTMDNKKASQIAVNYLVAQGHENIAFLSGPLKYSTYIDRLEGYKNALQQNNIPIKNENILLETFSIQKLENCLGTLLTAKDRPTAILASSDNIAITALSIISKLGLTVPDDVAVIGFDNISISSNPYINLSTISQQKSKMLSTALEILINKIESSEVVNTKNIKIEPILIKRKTT; this is encoded by the coding sequence ATGAAACGAGTCACAATTAAAGATGTTGCAAAACATGCAAATGTATCTCCATCAACGGTATCGAGAGTATTAAATAATTATCTGCATGTGAAGCCAGAGAAGAGAAAAAAAGTAGAAGAAAGTATTAGAATATTAAACTTTGAACCCAATGAAATTGCACGAAGTTTAATAACGAAAAAAACCAAAACTATTGGTTTGATCGTAGATGATATAACAAATCCTTTTTTTTCGGAATCAGCAAAAATTGTAATAAATTTAGCGCGCTCCAATGGTTATGAAATATTAATTTATGATACAAGCGGAGAATCTGATATAGAGCAAAGTTTGAACTTTTTAATCAACCGGAATATATCGGGTTTATTGGTCGGATCTGCCAGCAACGAAGAGTCGAACTACAATAAACTAAAGTCATTTGACATCCCCCTTGTTTATTTCAACAGGGAGCCAAAAGATAATATATTTGATTCGGTCACAATGGACAATAAGAAAGCTTCCCAAATTGCAGTGAATTATCTGGTTGCACAAGGTCACGAAAATATAGCATTCCTCAGCGGCCCCCTAAAATACTCCACATACATCGATCGTCTGGAGGGCTATAAAAATGCTTTACAGCAGAATAATATTCCTATTAAAAACGAGAATATCTTATTAGAGACATTTTCAATTCAGAAATTGGAAAATTGCTTAGGCACATTACTTACCGCTAAAGATAGGCCGACAGCTATATTGGCTTCATCAGATAATATCGCTATAACGGCCCTGTCTATAATATCTAAACTAGGGTTAACAGTTCCTGATGACGTAGCGGTAATAGGTTTTGACAATATTTCTATTTCCAGTAATCCGTACATCAATCTATCAACGATATCGCAACAAAAAAGTAAAATGCTTTCCACTGCACTCGAAATCTTGATAAATAAGATTGAATCTTCAGAAGTTGTCAATACGAAAAATATTAAAATTGAACCAATATTAATTAAGAGAAAAACTACGTAA
- a CDS encoding SDR family NAD(P)-dependent oxidoreductase, with protein MELIKELFNLTDKVAIVTGASKGIGREIALALAKCGADVALIARGEKELIEVSKEIEELGRKSLVVPLDLMNIEEIDEKVELIQKHFGKIDILINNAGLNIAKPALEVTEEDWDLVLDINLKSVFFISKAVGKHMIPNKQGKIINMSSQMAFVGFYKRAAYSSSKGGITQMTKALSIEWAEHNVNVNAIAPTFIKTPMTESMFEEEGFQEEVLNRIPLKRLGKVEDILGAVIYLASPSSNLVTGHTLVVDGGWTAW; from the coding sequence ATGGAATTAATAAAAGAACTCTTTAATCTAACTGATAAAGTTGCCATAGTAACCGGTGCCAGTAAAGGGATCGGCAGAGAAATAGCCCTTGCTTTAGCAAAATGCGGTGCAGACGTGGCACTTATAGCAAGAGGAGAGAAAGAGCTTATTGAAGTTTCCAAGGAAATTGAGGAATTGGGCAGGAAATCTCTTGTAGTTCCTCTAGATCTGATGAATATCGAAGAAATTGATGAAAAAGTAGAACTAATTCAGAAGCATTTTGGGAAAATTGATATCTTGATTAATAACGCTGGCTTGAACATAGCCAAACCAGCTTTAGAAGTTACTGAGGAAGATTGGGATCTGGTATTAGATATTAATCTGAAAAGCGTCTTTTTTATCTCGAAGGCAGTAGGGAAACATATGATTCCCAATAAACAGGGGAAAATTATAAATATGTCCTCCCAAATGGCTTTTGTCGGTTTTTACAAAAGGGCAGCTTACAGTTCAAGTAAAGGCGGCATAACGCAGATGACTAAAGCTCTTTCTATTGAATGGGCAGAGCATAATGTAAATGTAAATGCAATTGCACCCACATTTATCAAAACACCAATGACTGAATCGATGTTTGAGGAAGAAGGCTTTCAAGAGGAAGTACTGAACCGAATTCCTTTAAAAAGATTAGGTAAAGTCGAAGACATACTGGGTGCAGTGATCTATCTGGCTTCTCCGTCTTCGAATCTGGTAACCGGTCACACACTGGTGGTTGATGGCGGGTGGACTGCTTGGTAA
- a CDS encoding iron-containing alcohol dehydrogenase, producing MNQISVNIQDFRIPSNIKAGRNSFSTIHKDIEELAPQKIVLVSDQGLLKSGLIDEIKYELLVHGVPISTYTNISGEPYFETVKEAIDFMKQENADLVIGIGGGSALDVAKASAALVNKDEQVVQSILQGETAPSHRGIYCILVPTTSGTGSEVTMNAIFGDKKNSVKRGIVSPYYLPDIAIIDPALTVGCPSFVSAASGVDAFTHAIESYVSKKATPLTKIYAQDAMKRFSRNIAKVVFDGTNIEAREEMCWVSLLAGVSLANAGVGAVHALAYPLGGRYHVPHGVANALLLPYVFNVIGKTCINEMVEIADFLELGNFTTKPLEAQQAVVNYLFRLLDELDLPKNLKELEVTEESLKEMAFEASKVSRLLDNTPYKLTEESILQIYQHAYAGY from the coding sequence ATGAATCAAATTAGTGTAAATATACAAGACTTCCGAATTCCATCTAATATTAAGGCGGGCAGAAATTCCTTTTCTACAATTCATAAAGATATAGAAGAGTTAGCCCCACAGAAAATAGTGTTAGTCAGCGATCAAGGCTTACTGAAATCGGGTCTGATTGATGAAATTAAATATGAACTTTTAGTACATGGTGTTCCGATCAGTACATATACAAATATTTCGGGTGAGCCATACTTTGAAACAGTTAAAGAAGCCATTGATTTTATGAAACAAGAGAATGCGGACCTAGTAATAGGTATTGGAGGCGGAAGTGCTTTGGATGTCGCCAAAGCTTCTGCAGCGCTAGTAAATAAAGATGAGCAAGTAGTCCAGTCTATTTTGCAGGGCGAGACTGCTCCAAGTCATAGAGGGATTTATTGTATCTTGGTCCCTACTACATCAGGAACAGGATCCGAAGTGACGATGAACGCAATCTTTGGAGATAAAAAGAATAGTGTGAAAAGAGGCATTGTCAGTCCGTATTATTTACCTGACATCGCAATCATCGACCCAGCGTTAACAGTAGGTTGCCCTTCATTTGTCAGTGCGGCATCTGGGGTGGATGCGTTTACTCATGCCATTGAGTCCTATGTTTCAAAGAAAGCGACGCCATTGACTAAAATATATGCACAAGATGCAATGAAACGTTTTTCCCGTAATATTGCAAAAGTTGTTTTTGATGGGACAAATATTGAAGCGAGGGAAGAAATGTGCTGGGTAAGTTTACTGGCAGGAGTTTCTCTGGCGAATGCGGGGGTTGGAGCTGTTCATGCATTGGCTTATCCGCTGGGCGGAAGATACCATGTGCCACACGGTGTTGCGAATGCTCTTTTATTGCCTTACGTATTCAATGTAATAGGCAAAACATGTATTAATGAGATGGTGGAAATTGCTGATTTCCTGGAGTTAGGCAATTTTACAACTAAACCCTTGGAAGCGCAGCAGGCAGTAGTAAACTACTTGTTTAGACTTCTAGATGAGTTGGATCTGCCTAAAAACCTAAAGGAACTGGAAGTAACTGAGGAAAGTTTAAAGGAGATGGCTTTTGAAGCATCTAAGGTTTCCCGGTTATTGGACAATACCCCTTATAAACTAACTGAAGAAAGCATTTTACAAATCTATCAGCATGCATATGCAGGTTACTAA
- a CDS encoding aldehyde dehydrogenase family protein has protein sequence MKKKLYINGTWRDAEDHYELFSPYQNEKIGEIPKASSSDINDAIESAFQTKKVMKEMSSHQRADILLNASIILERRKEEAARILVQENAKPIKAARGEIARTIQTYRFAAEEAKQLYGETIPMDAAIGAENKFGFTMREPLGVIAAITPFNFPFNLAAHKLGPAIAAGNTVVLKPASQTPLSAYFIAEIFEEAGLPKGALNVITGSGKVIGDLLVQDDRINMITFTGSLEVGKEIRERAGLKKVTLELGSSAPVIIDEVKDLHRAVVKTVQGAYAYSGQVCISVQRIYVHQNIYESFIEQFKEEASKLVLGDPNDEKTDISALIHPGEIKRVNQWLDEASSKGANVLKLQESPADSIFSPVIVTDLPENCTLHHDEVFAPVVMIKSFKDMDEAIEEANNSQYGLQAGIFTDSIQVALNAVKKIESGGVNVNDVPTFRVDHMPYGGIKNSGTGKEGIKYSTEEMTELKFVSFTE, from the coding sequence ATGAAAAAGAAATTATATATCAATGGAACATGGAGAGACGCGGAAGATCATTATGAACTGTTCTCTCCATATCAAAATGAAAAAATTGGGGAGATACCTAAAGCGTCTTCATCAGATATAAATGATGCGATTGAATCCGCATTCCAAACTAAAAAAGTAATGAAAGAAATGTCTTCTCACCAAAGGGCAGATATTTTATTGAATGCCTCTATTATTTTAGAGAGACGTAAAGAAGAGGCTGCCAGAATACTTGTTCAAGAAAATGCAAAACCAATAAAAGCTGCACGGGGTGAAATCGCTCGTACCATTCAGACCTACAGGTTCGCTGCAGAAGAAGCGAAGCAGTTATATGGTGAGACTATTCCAATGGATGCAGCAATTGGCGCTGAGAATAAATTTGGATTTACTATGAGAGAGCCTTTGGGAGTTATTGCAGCCATTACGCCTTTCAATTTTCCGTTCAATTTGGCTGCCCACAAACTTGGGCCAGCGATCGCAGCCGGAAATACAGTGGTGTTGAAACCCGCAAGTCAAACGCCTTTAAGCGCGTATTTTATAGCGGAGATATTTGAAGAAGCAGGTTTACCAAAGGGTGCATTGAATGTCATTACAGGCAGCGGAAAAGTTATTGGCGATTTATTGGTGCAAGATGACCGCATTAATATGATTACATTTACAGGTAGCCTGGAAGTTGGAAAAGAAATTAGAGAACGTGCCGGCTTAAAAAAGGTAACTTTGGAATTAGGTTCAAGTGCACCAGTTATCATTGACGAAGTAAAAGATTTACACCGTGCCGTAGTAAAAACGGTTCAAGGTGCGTACGCGTACTCTGGACAAGTTTGCATTTCCGTTCAAAGAATTTACGTGCATCAAAACATCTACGAATCATTTATTGAACAATTTAAAGAAGAAGCTTCAAAATTAGTTTTAGGTGATCCTAATGATGAGAAGACGGACATTTCCGCTTTAATTCATCCTGGAGAAATCAAACGGGTGAATCAATGGCTGGATGAAGCGAGCAGTAAAGGGGCTAATGTTCTGAAACTTCAAGAGTCTCCTGCTGACAGTATTTTCTCACCAGTAATCGTAACAGATCTTCCTGAAAATTGTACTTTACATCATGACGAAGTGTTTGCGCCTGTTGTAATGATTAAATCTTTTAAAGACATGGATGAAGCGATTGAGGAAGCGAACAACTCGCAATACGGACTGCAAGCAGGTATTTTTACAGACTCCATTCAAGTAGCATTGAATGCTGTAAAGAAAATTGAGTCTGGCGGGGTAAACGTAAATGACGTTCCTACTTTTAGAGTGGATCACATGCCTTATGGCGGTATCAAAAATAGCGGGACAGGCAAGGAAGGGATCAAATATTCAACGGAAGAAATGACAGAATTAAAATTTGTCTCTTTCACTGAATAA
- a CDS encoding four-carbon acid sugar kinase family protein, giving the protein MDVDADVIVIALKTRTQQTSEAVRVSLEAIKWLERAGAEQFYVKYCSTFDSTPEGNIGPICDSILEYLDEPYTILCPSLPVNGRKVRDGKLYVNGVPLSESPMKDHPLTPMWSSDIKELMESQSQYKSFPIPIHDTQKIDQVIDNNKNLEHYYLIPDYDNDEDGKAIIERFGHLKLITGGSGLAEWIAKTNPSEQISLDLDVHSTKLIMLAGSCSEMTRKQIQSYANSAKNSTYFLDVDKIVSGEENARTIWEKISHFPSAPLVYSSDTPDGVRRNQLKSQEFVAQIIEQTFAELAAIAVESGYSNIVVAGGETSGAVAKKLGFNGYHIGENIAPGVPILIPVNNTNVRVVLKSGNFGDEDFFNKVSTVLQGTTY; this is encoded by the coding sequence ATGGATGTTGACGCGGATGTTATAGTCATCGCATTGAAAACAAGAACTCAGCAAACCTCAGAAGCGGTTCGGGTATCATTGGAAGCGATAAAGTGGCTAGAGCGTGCCGGAGCTGAACAATTTTATGTTAAATACTGTTCCACTTTCGATTCAACTCCAGAAGGTAATATAGGCCCGATATGTGATTCCATACTTGAATATCTAGATGAACCCTATACAATATTATGCCCGTCACTTCCGGTCAATGGAAGGAAAGTAAGAGATGGGAAACTATATGTGAACGGTGTGCCATTGAGTGAGAGTCCGATGAAAGATCATCCCCTAACACCAATGTGGAGTTCAGATATTAAAGAGTTAATGGAAAGTCAGAGTCAATATAAAAGCTTTCCGATTCCAATTCACGACACCCAGAAAATCGATCAGGTTATAGACAACAATAAAAACTTGGAACACTATTACTTGATTCCAGATTACGACAATGATGAGGATGGGAAAGCAATTATAGAAAGGTTTGGCCATTTAAAGCTGATTACAGGGGGAAGCGGCCTGGCAGAATGGATTGCAAAGACTAACCCGTCGGAACAAATATCATTAGACTTGGATGTTCACTCGACAAAACTAATTATGCTGGCGGGCAGCTGCAGTGAGATGACGAGAAAACAAATTCAATCGTATGCAAATTCCGCTAAGAATAGTACGTATTTTTTAGATGTGGATAAAATCGTATCAGGCGAAGAGAATGCAAGAACGATTTGGGAGAAAATAAGTCATTTTCCTTCCGCTCCTTTAGTGTACAGCAGTGATACGCCTGATGGGGTAAGAAGAAATCAACTAAAGAGCCAAGAGTTTGTAGCCCAAATCATTGAACAAACTTTTGCTGAACTCGCTGCGATAGCCGTTGAGTCAGGATATAGCAATATAGTAGTAGCGGGCGGGGAAACGAGTGGTGCTGTAGCAAAAAAACTGGGGTTCAATGGATATCACATTGGAGAAAATATTGCGCCTGGTGTACCCATCTTAATCCCTGTAAATAATACAAATGTCAGAGTCGTATTAAAAAGCGGAAACTTTGGTGATGAGGACTTTTTCAATAAAGTGTCGACGGTATTGCAAGGCACAACATATTAA
- a CDS encoding class II aldolase/adducin family protein yields the protein MGNELEKKLDEAIWIAHTLFNRDKASGSIANLSFIHNDLIYITGTGTCFGMLTKKDFAVVNLEGESINEIQPSKELPLHLSIYRAKESAKSVLHIHSTYSVLWSFVPDLNKLDCIPSYTPYLKMKLGTVGLVPYNYPGSKELLSGLNEVIKQCDGWLLAQHGPIVPGGSLLEAFYAIEELEESAKIAWEIYNSDQSISANANRRII from the coding sequence ATGGGCAATGAGCTGGAAAAGAAATTAGATGAGGCGATATGGATTGCTCATACTCTTTTTAATCGAGATAAAGCGAGCGGGAGTATAGCAAATTTAAGTTTTATCCATAACGACTTGATTTATATTACAGGAACAGGGACTTGTTTTGGGATGCTGACTAAAAAGGACTTTGCCGTTGTCAATTTGGAAGGTGAGTCTATAAACGAGATTCAACCAAGCAAGGAATTACCCCTTCATCTGTCTATATACCGTGCAAAAGAATCTGCTAAATCGGTATTGCATATTCATAGTACGTACAGTGTTTTGTGGAGCTTTGTTCCTGATCTAAATAAGTTAGATTGTATCCCATCCTATACACCGTATTTAAAAATGAAGTTGGGGACAGTTGGATTAGTTCCTTATAATTATCCGGGCAGTAAAGAATTATTATCAGGCTTAAATGAAGTGATTAAGCAATGTGATGGCTGGCTGTTGGCTCAACACGGTCCAATTGTTCCGGGCGGAAGTCTATTGGAAGCCTTTTACGCTATAGAGGAATTAGAGGAAAGTGCAAAGATTGCATGGGAAATTTACAATTCCGATCAATCAATCTCTGCCAATGCAAATAGGAGGATTATATGA
- a CDS encoding aspartate/glutamate racemase family protein — protein sequence MTTKIGLIHATMNSVDPILKAFRERHPDVVIMSFMDESLIFELNETNTITHNMTRRLMELVSKAEEAGVDAILLTCSSFSPYVDKFKHLYKVPVLSSDESMLKKAISLGSTIGVIATVKKAGPTTTSLLEEYSKEINKDVTISTSVITEAFQALQNGNPNAHDKLILEEISSLEGKTDVIILAQYSMSRVINSQEMTFSVPVLTGPEVGADAIVELARSAQ from the coding sequence ATGACTACAAAAATAGGTTTGATTCATGCAACCATGAATTCAGTTGACCCCATTTTAAAAGCATTTCGGGAGCGCCATCCCGATGTTGTCATTATGAGCTTTATGGATGAAAGTCTAATTTTTGAGCTAAATGAGACAAATACGATTACACATAATATGACGAGACGACTAATGGAACTTGTCAGCAAGGCAGAAGAGGCAGGAGTAGATGCGATTTTGCTTACTTGTTCATCATTTTCTCCGTACGTGGACAAATTTAAACACTTGTATAAAGTTCCAGTCCTAAGTTCGGATGAAAGTATGCTGAAAAAGGCAATTTCTTTGGGAAGTACTATTGGGGTTATAGCAACTGTAAAGAAAGCAGGGCCCACTACTACAAGCTTGCTTGAAGAGTATTCAAAGGAAATAAATAAAGACGTAACGATTTCAACAAGCGTTATTACAGAGGCATTTCAAGCCCTCCAAAATGGGAATCCAAACGCCCACGATAAATTAATACTTGAGGAAATCAGCAGCCTAGAAGGAAAAACAGATGTAATCATATTAGCGCAGTATTCAATGTCAAGAGTAATTAACAGCCAGGAAATGACTTTTTCCGTCCCCGTTTTGACTGGACCGGAAGTTGGAGCTGACGCGATTGTAGAGCTGGCACGTTCTGCACAATAA